The sequence below is a genomic window from Candidatus Nanopelagicales bacterium.
GGAAGTGTCGCGATCGCTTGCAACACGTCGTGCACGTAGTCACGAAGTCGCGTGCGTTTCAGTTGCTGGGCGCCACCGGATCCACCGTGACCCCGTAGCGACAGGGCATAGCTGGAGTACCCGCGCTTGGCCGCTGCTGCCATCCAGTGTTCCTGGTAGCACCACGCACCATGACTGAGGCCGTGCACAAAGAGCAGCGGCGGCTTGGTTGAATCGGACACCTCGTTGGCGAGGATCTCCAGATGGACGGGCTTGCTCGGGTAGGACCATTCCCACGGCCGCAGCACCTTGGGCGCACGCTGACTCATGACGACACCACCTCGACTGGTCCGATGGAATCCAGTAGTTCCTGGATCGCCCCGAGGTATTCCTGGTGGGCAATCTCGTAGTAATGGCGCGTCGAGTCTTTGTATTCGGTGCCGGCTGTGAAGCGCCTGCCTCGCGTCGAGTTGAGCTCGTCATGAAGGGCACGCGCTCGCTTCGGGTTGGTTCGCGCCAGCGCGAGGAATGACGCAATCGCCACCCCCTGCCAATGCGCGATCGCCCACTGTCCGGAGTCCGGTTGGATTAGCCCGCTGAGCCACAGGTTCTCGTTGGTCGGCGATGCCATCTGCAATGCCAACCGGGGTCGACCGTCTTGGGCGTCGAGCGCGGTCAAGTCATCAAGGAACGGGAACGTCACCAGGTAGCCGGTCGCGAACACGACCGCGTCCACGTCGACCCGACTCCCGTCGGCGAACACCGCGCCGGTCTCATCGAAGTGGTCGACGTCAGGTTTGGGCACGATGTCGCCTTGGCCGACGTAGTAGACAAGCT
It includes:
- a CDS encoding alpha/beta fold hydrolase: MSQRAPKVLRPWEWSYPSKPVHLEILANEVSDSTKPPLLFVHGLSHGAWCYQEHWMAAAAKRGYSSYALSLRGHGGSGGAQQLKRTRLRDYVHDVLQAIATLP